In Helianthus annuus cultivar XRQ/B chromosome 3, HanXRQr2.0-SUNRISE, whole genome shotgun sequence, a single window of DNA contains:
- the LOC110932003 gene encoding uncharacterized protein LOC110932003, whose protein sequence is MPMWCHLFIQTFTGAARAWFDSLPPGNITSWVDFRTQFVNHFSQQRRYQRDTAEVTVIWRSDNEGLEDFIPRFNKECVEIGGVNEQLMRAYFKKAIRCDSLIRTITAKDGMPKEWDKLMEAAKLVAQTEESLAGTKNSYTEDRFSKGSSRDNNRRNKNRNPGWKANQSSGYDDRS, encoded by the coding sequence ATGCCGATGTGGTGCCATTTGTTTATCCAGACCTTCACAGGGgctgctcgcgcctggttcgacagccttcCACCTGGAAATATCACGTCATGGGTCGACTTCAGAACCCAATTTGTAAATCATTTTAGCCAGCAAAGACGTTATCAGCGCGACACGGCTGAGGTAACAGTCATCTGGCGCAGCGACAACGAGGGGCTAGAAGATTTCATCCCTCGTTTCAACAAGGAGTGTGTAGAGATTGGCGGTGTAAATGAACAATTGATGCGCGCTTACTTCAAGAAAGCCATTCGCTGTGATAGCCTCATCAGGACTATCACAGCAAAAGACGGTATGCCCAAGGAGTGGGACAAACTCATGGAGGCCGCGAAATTAGTAGCGCAAACTGAAGAGTCATTGGCCGGTACCAAGAACTCTTACACTGAAGATCGTTTTTCCAAGGGAAGCTCGCGCGATAACAACAGGCGGAACAAAAACAGGAACCCTGGATGGAAAGCAAACCAGTCCAGCGGTTATGATGATAGGTCTTGA